From a region of the Candidatus Amarolinea dominans genome:
- a CDS encoding Crp/Fnr family transcriptional regulator produces the protein MAISAALASLIEQLRKVVFLTGLDDSVLAALARDALWRDYAAGEVVFLEGETSPGLYVLQRGWLKVLKTSPEGREQVLRFIGPGETFNEAGVFARRPNPASAIALEEAGVWLLRRDSIRRLLSERPDFAERVLENMAGRVADLVSLVADLSLRPVTGRLARLLLDEAIGDTLHRPRWFTQAELASRLGTVPDVIQRAMRNLEAEGVIAVERQSIRICDRAALEKLAT, from the coding sequence ATGGCTATTAGCGCCGCGCTTGCCTCCCTGATCGAACAACTCCGCAAAGTCGTCTTCCTGACCGGCCTGGACGACTCGGTCCTGGCTGCGCTGGCCCGTGACGCGCTGTGGCGCGACTACGCGGCAGGCGAGGTGGTTTTCCTGGAAGGCGAGACATCCCCGGGCCTCTATGTGCTGCAGCGCGGCTGGCTGAAGGTGCTCAAGACATCACCGGAGGGCCGGGAGCAGGTCCTGCGCTTCATCGGCCCCGGCGAGACTTTCAACGAGGCGGGGGTTTTTGCCAGGCGCCCCAACCCGGCTTCGGCCATTGCCCTCGAAGAGGCGGGGGTGTGGCTCCTGCGCCGCGATTCTATTCGGCGCCTGCTGAGCGAGCGTCCCGACTTCGCCGAACGCGTGCTGGAGAATATGGCGGGTCGCGTGGCTGACCTGGTCTCGCTCGTGGCTGACCTGTCGCTGCGGCCTGTCACCGGCCGGCTGGCGCGGCTCTTGCTCGACGAGGCCATCGGGGATACGCTGCACCGCCCGCGCTGGTTCACCCAAGCCGAACTCGCCTCGCGCCTGGGCACGGTGCCCGATGTGATCCAGCGCGCCATGCGCAACCTGGAAGCAGAAGGGGTCATCGCCGTCGAACGGCAAAGCATTCGCATCTGCGATCGGGCCGCGCTGGAGAAGCTGGCAACGTAA
- a CDS encoding alanine--glyoxylate aminotransferase family protein, translating into MIPGPIEFEPAVLAALAEPTPSHVAPDFIEVFGRALDNLRTVFQAPDGQPFVMAGSGTLAMEAAVANLLEPGDRVLQINTGYFSDRMAAICERSGALVTHVPAPAVGDAPGLAEVERALQQDRFTLMTITHVDTSTGVLTDVAGLAKLARAAGALSVVDGVCSVAGEALPMADWDVDVALTASQKALGAPPGLALVMARPRALEAFRRRTRPVASYYADWSNWLPVMQAYQARKPAYFGTPAVNLVLALDVSLAQIIAEGMEARVARHARLSEAIKAALTALGLSQVPLRPAVAAHTLSAPYFPDGVDGAALLGKINAAGVILAGGLHPALRTRYFRIGHMGAVNAADVLATVGAIEQGLHGVGYRFDAGSGLAASQRVMQGQAGHPPFA; encoded by the coding sequence ATGATCCCCGGCCCCATCGAATTCGAGCCGGCGGTGCTGGCGGCCCTGGCGGAGCCGACACCCAGCCATGTGGCGCCGGATTTCATCGAGGTGTTTGGCCGGGCGCTGGACAATCTGCGCACGGTTTTTCAGGCGCCCGACGGCCAGCCGTTCGTCATGGCCGGTTCCGGCACCCTGGCCATGGAAGCGGCGGTCGCCAATCTGTTGGAGCCAGGCGACCGGGTGCTGCAAATCAACACCGGCTACTTTAGCGACCGCATGGCCGCGATCTGCGAGCGTTCGGGCGCGCTGGTCACGCACGTGCCCGCGCCTGCGGTGGGCGATGCGCCTGGCCTGGCCGAGGTGGAGCGGGCACTGCAGCAAGATCGTTTCACACTGATGACCATCACGCATGTGGACACTTCCACCGGGGTGTTGACCGACGTGGCCGGCCTGGCGAAACTGGCGCGCGCCGCCGGCGCGCTCAGCGTGGTGGATGGCGTCTGCTCGGTAGCCGGCGAAGCGCTGCCCATGGCCGACTGGGATGTGGACGTGGCGCTGACCGCGTCGCAGAAGGCGCTGGGAGCGCCGCCGGGCCTGGCGTTGGTGATGGCGCGACCGCGTGCCCTGGAAGCCTTCCGCCGCCGCACCCGGCCCGTCGCCAGCTATTACGCTGACTGGAGCAACTGGCTGCCGGTCATGCAGGCCTATCAGGCGCGCAAGCCGGCCTATTTTGGCACGCCGGCCGTCAACCTGGTGCTGGCGCTGGATGTCAGCCTGGCGCAGATCATCGCTGAAGGCATGGAGGCCCGCGTCGCTCGCCATGCCCGCCTGAGCGAGGCGATCAAAGCGGCGCTGACCGCCCTGGGGTTGAGCCAGGTGCCGCTGCGGCCGGCCGTGGCTGCCCACACCCTCAGCGCGCCCTATTTCCCCGACGGTGTTGACGGCGCGGCGCTACTGGGCAAAATCAACGCGGCCGGTGTCATCCTGGCCGGCGGGTTGCATCCGGCCCTGCGCACGCGCTACTTCCGCATCGGTCACATGGGCGCGGTCAACGCGGCGGATGTCCTCGCCACGGTCGGCGCCATCGAACAGGGCCTGCACGGCGTGGGCTATCGCTTCGACGCCGGCAGCGGGCTGGCCGCCAGCCAGCGGGTGATGCAAGGCCAGGCCGGGCATCCGCCGTTCGCGTAG
- a CDS encoding insulinase family protein has protein sequence MSNPIHPLLQIEQTTLPNGLALWCKQRPGSGSVVLRLVVRVGARYESEGQNGIAHFLEHLIFDGTPRWQEKDIRQVIERVGGSFNGYTGHEGTIYEVEVLAEHLGLALDWLAEIVFRSNLSDEQVRKEKGVIFQERGGRMGAFFNWLEDLADRLHIEYDLYKSLMRQLFPGAALEREVTGYERTLQRITRADLLAFYHRFYIPNNMTLLIVGDVQAPAAFAEAARWFGDFKVGPTPPALPRPRSSPSRFVEVRMQWPDWIDRAYLWYGARTVGLNHPDQASILVLSWIIGDRLREEMRERRGLVYWLGAANNTMTDIGYFSIETDADGDKVDAILEYIDQVLAGVKRGTLEQTDLDYAKRAIRGRNVLSMDSNDRLAEVFTGPALTLRPGESLPDFFAEIEAVTLHDLQRVASTYFTPDNSYLALSRPAFTFRDAAIGVGGALLALAPVVYTRLRRKQQTPDA, from the coding sequence TTGAGTAATCCGATTCATCCGCTATTACAGATCGAACAAACCACGTTGCCCAACGGGCTGGCGCTGTGGTGCAAGCAGCGCCCGGGCAGTGGCTCGGTGGTCCTACGGCTGGTGGTGCGCGTAGGCGCCCGCTACGAGTCCGAAGGCCAGAACGGCATCGCCCATTTTTTGGAGCATCTGATCTTCGACGGCACCCCGCGCTGGCAAGAGAAGGATATTCGCCAGGTCATCGAACGCGTGGGCGGCAGCTTCAACGGCTACACCGGCCACGAAGGCACCATCTATGAGGTCGAAGTGCTGGCCGAACACCTGGGCCTGGCGCTGGACTGGCTGGCAGAGATCGTCTTCCGCAGCAACCTGAGCGACGAGCAGGTGCGTAAGGAGAAAGGGGTCATCTTCCAGGAGCGCGGCGGCCGCATGGGCGCCTTTTTCAACTGGCTGGAAGACCTGGCCGACCGGCTGCACATTGAATACGATTTGTACAAGAGCCTCATGCGCCAGTTGTTTCCCGGCGCCGCGCTGGAGCGTGAGGTGACCGGCTACGAGCGCACCCTGCAGCGCATCACACGCGCCGATCTGTTGGCCTTCTATCACCGCTTCTACATTCCCAACAACATGACCCTGCTCATCGTGGGCGATGTGCAGGCGCCGGCCGCCTTTGCTGAGGCGGCGCGCTGGTTTGGCGACTTCAAGGTCGGACCGACGCCGCCAGCGTTGCCGCGGCCACGGTCAAGCCCGTCCCGTTTTGTGGAGGTGCGCATGCAGTGGCCCGACTGGATTGACCGGGCTTATCTGTGGTACGGCGCGCGCACCGTGGGCCTCAATCACCCGGACCAGGCGTCCATCCTGGTGCTCAGTTGGATCATCGGCGACCGCCTGCGCGAGGAGATGCGCGAGCGACGCGGCCTGGTCTACTGGCTGGGCGCGGCTAACAATACCATGACCGATATCGGCTACTTCAGCATCGAGACCGATGCCGATGGCGACAAGGTGGACGCCATTCTGGAATATATTGATCAGGTTTTGGCTGGGGTCAAGCGCGGCACGCTGGAACAGACCGATCTGGACTATGCCAAGCGCGCCATCCGCGGGCGCAATGTGCTCTCCATGGACAGCAATGATCGTCTGGCCGAAGTTTTTACCGGGCCGGCGCTGACCCTGCGCCCCGGCGAGTCGCTGCCCGATTTTTTTGCCGAGATCGAAGCCGTGACCCTGCACGACCTGCAGCGTGTGGCAAGCACCTATTTTACGCCAGATAACAGCTATCTGGCCCTCTCGCGCCCCGCCTTCACCTTTCGCGACGCGGCCATCGGGGTGGGCGGCGCGCTGCTGGCCCTGGCGCCCGTGGTTTACACGCGCCTGCGGCGCAAGCAGCAGACTCCCGACGCCTGA
- a CDS encoding MFS transporter: MSVIQSITAAARRRDFNLGVLNGVLFGGVDTLFDPSLVLVTFASFLTDSPILLGLVYPMSQAGWFLPQLWVSGWFQSKPTALPIYRVMAVIRTICLVLLALTAYAVKDKGWQLLLFFTLLMANQLAAGFSGLSFMDVVAKVVPPGQRGLFFAWRLSLGSLLGVGAGVWVRSLLSETSPIRFPNNFALMFAVASVLAAAGMAAFAALREPINQALVPRASLIGQLRRARTALQTDPNFRGFLGLRLALIGGSMATPFFTVFAAQRLQVAAGAVGIFLSANIAASLVAYIVWGQLSARRGNRYVLRIGAGLGVLVLAFALMAWPLSRLLGAQTLVVLIFILVGVRDAAVGVSLGPLLLDMAPPAARSLYIGFTNTLVGITVLLTGIGGFIVDGAGFPALFVISLLAYAAATWAIWRFREQPLPG, encoded by the coding sequence ATGAGCGTCATTCAATCCATCACCGCGGCCGCGCGGCGTCGCGATTTCAACCTGGGCGTGCTCAACGGTGTTCTGTTCGGCGGCGTTGACACCCTGTTCGATCCGAGTCTGGTGCTGGTGACGTTCGCCAGCTTCCTGACCGATTCGCCCATCCTGTTGGGCCTGGTCTACCCGATGAGCCAGGCGGGTTGGTTCTTGCCCCAACTGTGGGTGTCGGGCTGGTTTCAGAGCAAACCGACGGCGCTGCCCATCTATCGGGTCATGGCCGTCATCCGCACGATCTGCCTGGTCCTGCTGGCACTGACCGCTTACGCGGTCAAGGACAAAGGCTGGCAGTTGCTCCTCTTTTTCACGCTGCTGATGGCGAACCAACTGGCGGCTGGCTTCAGCGGCCTGTCTTTCATGGATGTGGTGGCAAAGGTCGTACCGCCCGGTCAGCGCGGGCTGTTCTTTGCCTGGCGTTTGTCGCTGGGCAGCCTGCTGGGCGTGGGCGCGGGCGTTTGGGTGCGCAGCCTGCTCAGCGAAACCAGCCCTATCCGTTTTCCCAACAATTTTGCGCTGATGTTTGCCGTGGCCAGCGTTCTGGCCGCGGCCGGCATGGCCGCGTTTGCGGCGCTGCGCGAGCCGATCAATCAAGCGTTGGTCCCGCGTGCCAGCTTGATCGGTCAGTTGCGGCGGGCGCGCACCGCCTTGCAGACCGACCCGAACTTTCGCGGCTTCCTGGGGCTGCGCCTGGCCTTGATTGGCGGCAGCATGGCTACGCCTTTTTTCACCGTCTTTGCTGCGCAGCGTCTGCAGGTTGCGGCCGGCGCCGTGGGTATTTTCCTGTCGGCCAACATCGCGGCCAGCCTGGTGGCTTACATCGTTTGGGGTCAACTTTCGGCGCGGCGTGGTAATCGTTACGTGCTGCGCATTGGCGCCGGCCTGGGCGTGCTCGTCCTGGCCTTTGCGCTCATGGCCTGGCCGTTGAGCCGTCTCCTCGGCGCGCAGACGCTTGTTGTCCTGATTTTCATCCTGGTCGGCGTGCGTGATGCGGCCGTAGGCGTCTCACTTGGCCCCCTGCTTCTCGACATGGCCCCGCCGGCCGCGCGTTCGCTCTACATCGGCTTCACCAACACCCTGGTTGGCATCACCGTCTTGCTGACCGGCATCGGCGGCTTCATCGTGGACGGCGCCGGTTTCCCCGCGCTCTTTGTCATCTCCCTGCTGGCCTACGCCGCAGCCACCTGGGCCATCTGGCGCTTTCGCGAGCAGCCGCTGCCAGGGTGA
- a CDS encoding LysR family transcriptional regulator: MDYRLTVFRAVARRQHFSRAADDLDLSQPAVSKHIRLLEAEWGVQLFHRLGSRVELTDAGRILADYAERVAVLTEEARRVLAEMAGLQRGYLRLGASTTPGLYLLPEILARFQARYPGVEVTLAISNSADVARRVLDAEFDLGFVGAPAAAPGLQVRPFAEDEIILIVPPGHALVQQRALAPEIFAGATLILREAGSGTRQLVEAHLAQWGLRPKRVLELPGCEAVKRAVAAGLGIAWISRRAAALEIAYGLICAPDIPTLRISRSLCVLTRKDARPTAASLAFLALVLQEAATSHSEKSPRPVS, from the coding sequence ATGGACTACCGACTCACCGTTTTTCGCGCGGTCGCGCGGCGTCAACATTTTTCGCGCGCGGCCGACGATCTGGACCTCAGCCAACCGGCCGTCTCCAAGCACATCCGGCTGTTGGAGGCGGAATGGGGCGTTCAGCTTTTTCACCGGCTCGGCAGCCGCGTGGAGCTGACCGACGCCGGCCGCATCCTGGCCGATTACGCCGAACGCGTGGCGGTGCTCACGGAGGAGGCGCGGCGCGTGCTGGCGGAGATGGCGGGCTTGCAGCGAGGCTATCTGCGGCTGGGGGCGAGCACGACGCCGGGGCTCTATCTGCTGCCCGAGATATTGGCCCGCTTCCAGGCGCGCTATCCGGGGGTGGAGGTCACATTGGCGATCTCCAACAGCGCGGATGTTGCGCGCCGCGTGCTCGATGCCGAGTTCGACCTCGGCTTCGTCGGCGCGCCGGCTGCGGCGCCCGGGTTGCAAGTGCGTCCCTTTGCGGAGGATGAGATCATCCTGATCGTGCCGCCAGGCCACGCGCTGGTTCAACAACGCGCCCTCGCGCCGGAAATTTTCGCCGGAGCCACCCTGATCCTGCGCGAAGCAGGTTCAGGCACGCGGCAGCTTGTCGAGGCGCACCTGGCGCAATGGGGGTTACGGCCCAAGCGGGTGCTGGAGTTGCCGGGGTGTGAAGCGGTGAAACGCGCGGTGGCGGCCGGGCTGGGCATCGCGTGGATCTCACGCCGCGCCGCCGCGCTGGAAATCGCGTACGGGCTGATCTGCGCGCCGGACATCCCGACCCTGCGTATCTCCCGGAGCCTGTGCGTCCTGACGCGCAAGGACGCGCGCCCCACGGCAGCCAGCCTGGCGTTTCTGGCGCTGGTCTTGCAGGAGGCGGCCACGTCGCACTCCGAAAAATCGCCGCGGCCGGTCTCCTGA
- the selD gene encoding selenide, water dikinase SelD: MSTYPGVKLTSLSHGAGUACKIGPADLAQVLRHLPPPTDPNLLSGFAHGADAAVYRLSDELALVQTVDTITPIVDDPFAFGAIAAANALSDIYAVGARPVLALNLVGFPVKTLPLSMLDEILAGGAAKLAEAGVALGGGHSIEDFEPKYGLSVTGIVHPGRMVTNAGARPGDVLVLTKPLGLGIITTGIDRGLVTDGAIATVIAVMSQLNRAASAAMLAVGVHACTDISGFGLLGHLREMVEASGVGARIHAGQAPVLPEAWDLARQGAIPDGSRNNARFLARFVDWAPGISAETQAILCDAQTSGGLLIAAPAAKSAALLAQLRQAGITGSVIGEITPGAPGRIQVIP; the protein is encoded by the coding sequence ATGTCAACCTATCCTGGCGTCAAACTGACTTCACTTTCACATGGCGCGGGCTGAGCCTGTAAGATCGGCCCGGCCGATCTGGCGCAGGTGCTGCGTCATTTACCGCCCCCCACCGACCCCAATCTATTGAGCGGGTTCGCCCACGGCGCGGATGCCGCCGTCTACCGCTTGAGCGACGAGCTGGCGCTCGTCCAAACGGTGGACACCATCACGCCGATCGTGGACGACCCGTTTGCCTTCGGCGCCATCGCGGCCGCCAATGCGCTGTCCGACATCTACGCGGTCGGGGCCAGGCCCGTGCTGGCGCTCAACCTGGTGGGTTTTCCGGTCAAGACGTTGCCGCTGAGTATGCTCGACGAGATCCTGGCCGGCGGCGCGGCCAAACTGGCGGAGGCCGGCGTCGCCTTGGGCGGCGGTCATTCCATCGAAGACTTCGAGCCGAAGTACGGCCTCTCTGTCACCGGTATCGTGCATCCGGGGCGCATGGTCACGAATGCCGGCGCGCGGCCGGGCGACGTGCTGGTGCTCACCAAGCCGCTGGGTCTGGGCATCATCACGACCGGCATTGATCGGGGTCTCGTCACCGACGGCGCCATCGCGACCGTGATCGCGGTAATGAGCCAGCTCAACCGTGCGGCCAGCGCGGCCATGCTGGCGGTCGGGGTCCACGCCTGCACCGATATCAGCGGTTTTGGCCTGCTCGGCCACCTGCGCGAGATGGTCGAAGCCAGCGGGGTGGGCGCCAGGATCCACGCCGGGCAAGCGCCCGTCCTGCCGGAAGCCTGGGACCTGGCCCGGCAGGGCGCGATCCCGGACGGCTCGCGCAACAACGCCCGGTTCCTGGCCCGCTTCGTAGACTGGGCGCCGGGGATCTCGGCCGAGACGCAGGCCATCCTGTGCGATGCGCAAACCTCCGGCGGGCTGCTGATCGCCGCGCCGGCCGCCAAGAGCGCCGCGCTCCTGGCGCAGTTGCGCCAGGCCGGCATCACAGGATCAGTCATCGGCGAGATCACACCCGGAGCGCCGGGGCGGATCCAGGTCATACCCTGA
- a CDS encoding nucleoside phosphorylase, translated as MQQRRAPILEHKAYAAPSVFQVDNLLREARRQRTTPEGAIPAVCVLDPDGDLAQHLIATGQATPHAHWACYHTQLYAFTCAGIECGVVPYAVGGSFAVLVAEELFASGCRLLISITSAGQIVPAGQPPYFVLIERALRDEGTSYHYRPPAAYSVIRPALAGRLQNAFAGAAIRVLRGASWTTDAPFRETAEAIEFARAEGIAGVEMEAAALYAFAEAQDRDVVCFAHITNQMAVAEGDFEKGLDGGSHDALQVIGLTVRGFMSGSNLGPPAGGAWVENEAMEDDRK; from the coding sequence ATGCAACAGCGCCGCGCGCCGATCCTCGAGCACAAAGCCTATGCTGCGCCTTCGGTCTTCCAGGTTGACAACCTGCTGCGCGAGGCCCGGCGCCAGCGCACAACGCCGGAGGGCGCCATCCCGGCCGTCTGCGTCCTCGACCCGGACGGCGACCTCGCCCAGCATCTCATCGCGACCGGGCAGGCCACGCCACATGCGCACTGGGCGTGCTACCATACCCAGCTCTATGCCTTCACCTGCGCGGGCATCGAGTGCGGCGTCGTGCCCTATGCCGTCGGCGGTTCGTTCGCCGTCCTGGTTGCCGAAGAGTTGTTCGCGTCCGGCTGCCGGTTGCTCATCAGCATCACATCAGCCGGCCAAATCGTCCCAGCGGGACAGCCGCCCTATTTCGTACTGATCGAGCGGGCGCTGCGCGATGAAGGGACCAGCTATCACTACCGGCCGCCCGCGGCCTACAGCGTCATCAGACCCGCGCTGGCCGGGCGTTTGCAGAATGCCTTCGCGGGCGCAGCGATCCGCGTGCTGCGCGGCGCATCCTGGACCACCGATGCGCCTTTCCGCGAAACGGCCGAAGCCATCGAATTTGCCCGCGCCGAAGGCATCGCCGGGGTAGAGATGGAAGCGGCCGCGCTCTATGCCTTCGCCGAGGCCCAGGACAGAGACGTGGTGTGCTTCGCGCACATCACCAACCAGATGGCGGTCGCGGAAGGCGACTTCGAGAAGGGTCTGGATGGGGGCAGCCACGATGCGCTCCAGGTGATCGGCCTGACGGTGAGGGGGTTCATGAGCGGATCGAACCTCGGCCCGCCCGCGGGTGGCGCATGGGTCGAGAACGAAGCAATGGAAGACGACAGAAAGTGA